In Bos indicus isolate NIAB-ARS_2022 breed Sahiwal x Tharparkar chromosome 19, NIAB-ARS_B.indTharparkar_mat_pri_1.0, whole genome shotgun sequence, the following proteins share a genomic window:
- the KRTAP16-1 gene encoding keratin-associated protein 16-1, producing the protein MSGNCCSRKCPSVPAISLCSTEVSYRGPVCLPSSCRSQTWQLVTCQDSCGSSSCDPQCCQPSCSASSCAQPVSCETTICEPACPVSSCAQPVYCEATICEPACPVISCAQPVCYKATICEPSCPVSSCANPVSCEATICEPACPVSSCAQPVCCEATICEPSCSVSSCAQPVYYKATICEPACPPVSCEATICEPSCSVSSCAQPVCCEVPPGQRVFCIPTSCQPILCKPSCCQPVVCEPSCYQPVSSGVRCCPSICSVANSCQSACCDSSPCEPSCSEPSICQSATRVSLVCEPICVRPVCCVSSPCEPPCVSSTCQEPSCCVSSICQPICSEPSPCLPSVCVPRPCQPTCYVVKRSRSISCEPPSCRPLSCRPGSSASAVCQPTCSRTFYIPSSCKQPCTTSISYRPICRPICSGPITYRQPYLTSISYRPACYRPYCSILRRPACITSVPYRSVCSRLPYADSCKRDCKKSTSSQPDCADSTPCKTEVSEASPCQPTEAKPTSPTTHEAAVSQPAATKPTNC; encoded by the exons ATGTCTGGAAACTGCTGCTCTAGGAAATGCCCCTCGGTGCCAGCCATCTCCCTTTGCTCCACTGAGGTGAGCTACAGAGGGCCTGTTTGCTTGCCCAGTTCCTGCCGGAGCCAGACGTGGCAACTGGTGACTTGTCAAGATAGCTGCGGATCATCCAGCTGTGACCCACAATGCTGTCAGCCCTCCTGTTCTGCGAGCAGCTGTGCCCAGCCTGTGAGCTGTGAA ACCACCATCTGTGAGCCTGCCTGTCCGGTAAGCAGCTGTGCCCAGCCTGTGTACTGTGAGGCCACCATCTGTGAGCCTGCCTGTCCCGTAATCAGCTGTGCCCAGCCTGTGTGCTACAAGGCCACCATCTGCGAGCCCTCTTGCCCCGTGAGCAGCTGTGCCAACCCCGTGAGCTGTGAGGCCACCATCTGTGAGCCTGCCTGTCCTGTGAGCAGCTGTGCCCAGCCTGTGTGCTGTGAGGCCACCATCTGTGAGCCCTCTTGCTCTGTGAGCAGCTGTGCCCAGCCTGTGTACTACAAGGCCACCATCTGTGAACCTGCCTGTCCC CCTGTGAGCTGTGAAGCCACCATCTGTGAGCCCTCTTGCTCTGTGAGCAGCTGTGCCCAGCCTGTGTGCTGTGAGGTCCCTCCTGGCCAACGAGTCTTCTGCATACCCACTTCCTGCCAGCCCATCCTCTGCAAACCCAGCTGCTGCCAGCCAGTGGTCTGTGAGCCCAGTTGCTATCAGCCTGTGTCCTCTGGTGTCAGATGCTGTCCATCTATCTGCTCTGTGGCCAATAGCTGCCAGTCTGCCTGCTGTGACTCCAGTCCTTGTGAACCATCTTGCTCAGAGCCCAGCATCTGCCAGTCAGCCACACGTGTGTCTCTGGTCTGTGAGCCCATCTGTGTCCGTCCGGTCTGCTGTGTTTCAAGCCCTTGTGAGCCACCTTGTGTCTCCAGCACTTGCCAAGAGCCCTCTtgctgtgtctccagcatctGCCAACCCATCTGCTCTGAGCCCAGCCCCTGCTTACCAAGTGTCTGTGTGCCCAGGCCATGTCAACCTACCTGCTACGTAGTCAAGCGCAGTCGGTCCATCTCCTGTGAGCCTCCGTCCTGCCGACCTCTCTCCTGCCGCCCGGGGTCTTCTGCATCTGCCGTCTGCCAGCCAACTTGCTCGCGAACTTTCTACATACCCAGCTCTTGCAAACAACCCTGTACTACTTCAATCTCCTACCGCCCGATTTGCCGCCCAATCTGCTCTGGACCCATCACCTATAGGCAGCCATATTTGACATCCATCTCCTACCGCCCGGCCTGCTACCGCCCATATTGCTCCATCCTGCGCCGTCCAGCCTGCATCACTTCTGTCCCTTACCGCTCGGTCTGCTCCCGCTTGCCTTATGCTGACTCCTGCAAACGGGATTGCAAAAAGTCCACTTCCAGCCAACCGGATTGTGCTGACTCAACTCCCTGCAAGACGGAGGTCTCAGAGGCCAGTCCCTGCCAGCCCACTGAGGCCAAGCCCACCAGCCCCACCACCCACGAGGCTGCAGTCAGCCAGCCTGCTGCCACCAAGCCTACCAACTGCTGA
- the KRTAP17-1 gene encoding keratin-associated protein 17-1, producing the protein MGCCPGDCFGCCGEEQDCCEVCCCQPSCCGCCGSCCGSCCGCGSGCGGCGGSCCGSSCCGSGCGGGGGCGGCGGCGSCGSCCGSCCGSGCCGSSGCCGPVCCQPTPVCETK; encoded by the coding sequence ATGGGGTGCTGCCCAGGGGACTGCTTCGGCTGCTGTGGTGAAGAGCAAGACTGCTGTGAAGTGTGTTGCTGCCAGCCCtcctgctgcggctgctgcggTTCCTGCTGCGGTTCCTGCTGTGGCTGTGGCTCGGGTTGCGGAGGCTGCGGGGGCAGCTGCTGCGGGTCCTCCTGCTGCGGATCTGGctgcgggggcggcgggggctgCGGGGGCTGCGGGGGCTGCGGAAGTTGCGGGAGCTGCTGCGGGAGCTGCTGTGGATCCGGTTGCTGCGGCTCCTCTGGGTGCTGCGGCCCCGTGTGCTGCCAGCCCACGCCTGTCTGCGAGACCAAATGA